The Bacteroidota bacterium DNA segment AGGTTATTACCTCTGAGTCATTGCTCAGAGAAATGGAAAAGAACGCACCATCTTCACTGTCTGATACCAGTTTTACCGAAAGGGGAGTGAATGAATTCCTCGATCGTTACATTGTCTACCGTCTGAAGGTTCTGGACGGCCAGGCAAAAGGGTTTCATCAGGATTCCGTTCTTTTGCAGGAATTTGCCCAGTATAAGCGGACACTCGCCCAAAACCGGGTGATGGATGGGGCCATCAAGAAAAACCTCATCGAAGAGTTGTATTCCCGCCGGCAGAAAATGATGCATGCCAGCCACATTCTTATTCAATATAATCCTTCCCGCGGACAGGGTGACAGTACCGTTCCCTGGCTCAGGATCAATGGAATCCTGAAGGAAATCAAAAACGGACTTTCCTTCGAAGAAGCCGCCCGGAAGCACTCAGAGGATCCCTCGGCCAAACAAAACGGAGGTGATCTGGGATGGTTCACCGGCGGTGATATGGTTTATCCCTTTGAGAATGCCGTTTATAACTCGGTCAGGGATTCAGTGATCGGTCCGATCAGAACCAGCTTCGGCTACCATCTGATCAAGGTTCATGGCGAAAAACCTTCGTCTGACCCCCGTTACATTTCCCACATCATGCTCATGTTTGCCGATGACAAGGATAGCACCGTGCAACGCACAGTCATTGACTCTGCCTATCAGCTGATTGTTAAAGGTGACTCTTTTGACCGGTTGGTACAGGAGTTATCAGAAGATTTTCCAAGTAAACAGAATAAAGGATCGATGGGAGAATGGAAACCGAGCGGTCGGGTTCCGGAATTTGACCACATGATTTTTGATGTGATGAAATCGGCCGGCGAAATTTCACCAGTCGTGAAGACCCGCTGGGGATATCATATCATCCGGCTGGATTCTCTTGGGAAACGTCCGACCCTTGATCAGGAATATGAAAACCTGTCGCGGATTGTCAGCCGGCAGACCGATCGTCTCGATTCCCGCAAGGCACAGCTCTTTAAGGAACTCACACCCAAAAATAAAATTAATGTAAACCGGTCGGTTCTGAAGGCCGTTTCGGCATCTGCCGCCCTCTGGAAAGCGCAGCCAAAGGATTCTGCCGGAGTCGATATCCCTCTTGCAACTGCATTGGATTCGGTTTATCAGTCCACCGTCCTTTCCTCTTCTGAAGGGGTTTTGACGGTGAATGGTCTGATAACCTGGGGCGAGGGACGCGGAATGTCATCCCGATTTACCAAATCGGCTGAAACCAACGAAAAACTGATCGAACAGTTCCTGACCGACTACTACATCGAGGAATACATCAATCATCTCGATAAGTACGATCCGGAATTTGTTGATATTCTGGCTTCCTTCAAGGATGGTCTGGTCCTTTTCAAATGGATGGAAAATGAACTGTGGCAACCTGCAGTTCCTTCCGATGAGGAACTGACTGCCATCCGGAAAGAAACACCCGAGCAGTATCAATGGCCGGAGCGAGGCAAATTTGCAGTCCTTTCCATCAGAAATTTCAACCATGCTGATTCGCTCGTCAGATTTCCGGTAGTTAAACCGGAACCCAAACCTGCAAAAGGAAAAAAAGGGAAGACCGCACCGGTTAAACCCTGGTCACCCCCTGCTACCTTCGATGAATTGGTTAACCTGATGTCTGACAACAACCTCATTGTCGCCCTCGATACATTGGTGGTGGCTCCCGGAGATGGTGAGGATGCTTCCCGTTTGTGGGGTAAACCTTTTAATAAAGTCGATTTATCGCTTGTATTCATCAACAACCGTCCATCGTTTGTCTTTTTCCTGGATAAAGTCCCTGCCGCTCCAAAGTCACTCGACGAAGCCCGTGCAGACCTGACCAGAATTTACAACGAACGGTTACAGCGTAAACGTGAAGTGGAATCAATCGAAAACCTGAAAAAGAATGCATCCATTCAGATCAATCAGGAAGCAGTAAAACGATTTGTCAGCGACAAGAAGAAATCTTAGTTCTCTGATCCTGCTGCTTGCCATCGGGATCGGGTGTTCCAGGCAGGAAGAACCCGAACCGGTGGTGATTGCAGAGGCGGGTAACAGTACACTGACTGCCTTGCAGATCACCAATCTGGTGCCCCGGGGTCTTTCTGCAACTGATAGCATCACCTGGCTGCGCCATTATGTGGCTCAATGGCTCGATACCGAATTGCTTTATCAGTATGGGCAGGCTACCGGTGTTGCCGGAAGTGAGCCGGTCAGGCAAAAAATTGAAGATATTACCCGTCGGCTTGTAGCGGGGATGGTTCTGGATTCCATTTCGAACCGTTTTGATCCGCAGATTCCTGATTCGGTCCTGATGAATACCTATCAGGCCGGGCAGCAGGAATGGACCGCCCGGGATGATGCAGCCACCCTCAGTTACTTTTACGTGGCTGAATTACTGGATGCATCTGCGGTTCAGAATGAAGCCTGGCTAAATCCTTCATGGAAATATCTGAAAGAAAAATACAGTCTTCGTACAGAACCTTCCACCGACAGCACTGGTGTGTTTCTGTATCTGGATCAGATCAGGGTACTGATGCAGGACCCCACAGTAAGCTATCTCTCAGAAAACCGCTGGTTGATCCGGCCGGTGAAGGGTCAGGATGGAAAGCAGGTGGTTCTGGTGGCACGAACCGGTTCGGTTTACCGTAAAGGAAATATTCTGCCCTTTTCTGTTGTACGGGATGATCTTTCAGACCGTATGCTGGTGAAGGAAAGACAACGCCGCATTGAAACAGTTCTCGATAGTTTAAAACGTTCATTCAGAGTAAGGATAAATATACAGTAATGGTCCGTTCTGGTTTTTTAAGTGTGTTGTTAACTCTGCTGACCTGTCAGGTGGCGGTGTCTCAGGAAACCCGGCAACCCATCGACCGGGTGGTGGCCGTCATCAATGATGAAATCATTCTTCAGTCTGAAGTGGATATGCAGGCTCAGTATTTTGCCTATTCCAACCGGATGTATTCGGTCAGCAATGAACTGTGGAATGATGTGTTGAAAAATCTGGTCTCATCAAAAATTCTGCTGGCCAAAGCCAAACTGGACAGTATCAGGGTTCCTGCAGCGCAGATTGATGCCGAACTGGATCAGCGGATTGATTACCTGATCAGCCGGCTGGGTTCAGAAACGGCCGTCCGGGACTATTACGGAAAAAGTATTCTTCAGATCCGCAATGAACTGAGAGAAAGTGTCCAGAAGGAGCGAATGGTTAATACCATCAAACAGAAAGAGTTCGGATCGCTGACGATCACACGTCCTGAAGTGGAAGATTTTTACCGGCAGCACCTCGATTCCATGCCGATCATTCCTGCCTCGGCAGAACTCTATCAGATTTTTATCCTTCCTGATCAGACCGATGAGGCAAAACAAAAGGCGGTGGCCAAAATTACCGCCATCCGGGACAGCATCAGGTCCGGAGTGGCATTCGCCGATCTGGCTCGCCGGCACGGGGAAGACGGAACCGCCGCCAGAGGTGGAGAACTTGGCTTTTTTAAACGTGGGGAACTGGTTCCCGAATTTGAAGAAGCAGCGTACAAACTGGAGCCCGGCGAGATGAGCGATGTGGTGGAAACCGAATTTGGCTATCACCTGATTCAGATGATTGAACGCCGCGGTGAAACCATCAACACCCGGCATATTCTGATCCGAGCAGACCGCGCCTCTCTGGATCATGAAGCAGCTGTGAAAAAGCTCGCTGACTGGAGAGAAGCCATACTGGCCGGAAAGGAAACCTTTCAGAATCTGGCCACCATCCATTCAAAGGATGAATTCTCGCGAAAAGGTGGATTTCTCGGAAAAATTCCCCTGACTGAACTGACACCAGCCCAGCAGGCCATTGTGAACAGTCTGGAGCCCGGATCTATCTCACAACCCGCTCAGATTTCGACAGAATCGGGACAGGTGGGTTACCATATCGTCTGGGTAAAATCGAAATTGCCCGAACACCGGATGAATCTGGAACTGGATTTTGATGAACTCAGTTCAATTGCTCTGGAAAAGAAACGAAACGATGCATTTGAAGCCTGGATGGAAAAGGCGAAATCTGGCATTTTTATTGAAGTGAAATACCAACCGGAAGCTGCTGAACTGGAATGATCGAATTCGGGCAATTTGTCCTGCCGAATGGCTTAAAGGTGGTCACCATTGAAAACCACCGTGCCCCGCTGGTTGCCGTAGATCTGGTCTACCACGTGGGAAGCAAAAATGAAACGTGGGGAAGAACCGGCTTTGCTCACCTGTTTGAACATCTGATGTTCGAAGGCAGCAAAAACGCCCCTGGCAAAATGTTTGATCACGTTTTGCAGAACGCAGGTGGTGAAAACAATGCTTATACCACCGAAGATCTGACCAATTACTACGACATTTTACCCTCCCATCAGCTGGAGCTGGCTTTCTGGCTGGAATCGGACCGCATGCGGTTTCTGAACATCAGTCAGGAAAGTCTGGACCTGCAACGCGATGTGGTCATGGAAGAGAGACGGCAGCGCGTGGATAATCAGCCCTACGGAACTGCCATGGAAAACATGTCGTCCCGTCTGTATAAACAACATCCTTACCGCTGGCCTGTTATCGGGCACATGGATCACCTGACCGAAGCCACCCTCGATGATGTGCAGTCCTTTTATCAGCGGTTTTATGCCCCGGATAACGCAACGCTTATTGTGGCCGGTGATATTGACCCCACCCGTGTTGCTGATCTGATTCATCACTATTTCGGCGAATTCGCTCCAGCAGGAAACCAGAAAACAACGATTCCTTTTGATGAACCGCTGTCTGCCGATATCCGTGAAGTCATTTATGACCAGATTCAGCTTCCGGCGGTTTTTATCGGACTCCGGACCGTGGAGGAAACCCATCCTGATTATCTGCCGCTCGATCTGCTATCCGATATTCTCACCCACGGCAAAAGCAGCCGGCTGTATGAGAAACTGGTCTACAACAGACGGATGGCTCAGTCTGTGGTCTCGTTTCAGGAACAAAATGAACATCCGGGGGCCTTCCTGATTTATGCCATTGCCCGTCCTGGCGGCTCCCTCAGAGAAATTGAGACAGCAATTGACGAAGAAATTGCTGAACTTGTCGCAAAACCGGTTCTCGAAACGGAGTTGCAGAAGGTGAAAAACCTGTCAGTCTCTGCCCTCATCAGCCGGATGCAGGGAATTGCCAATCAGGCAGACTTTATTTCAAGATATTGCGGATTGTACAATCGTCCGGAGTTGGTAAATCAACTGATTGGTCAGATCCTGGCGGTTACCCCTGATGATATCCGGCGCGTGGCCGGTACCTGGCTTCAATCACGACACCGGGTTGTTCTGGACTACTTACCCAAATCAAATTCATGACAATCGACCGACAACGGGTTCCCGAACCCGGACCATCTGCAGATTTCCGGTTCCCCGACTGGAAAGAATACACGTTGAAAAATGGATTGACGGTCGTACTGCTGACCGACCCAACGTTTCCTCATGTCAGCTTCAGAATCATGATGTCTACCGGTGGAAATCACGATGACGGATTGCCAGGTCTGACCTCGGTGGTCGCCGATCTGTTAAGCCGGGGTACCTCTGCGCTCACCGCATCTGAAGTGGCCGAAAAAACGGAGTTCATGGGAGGGCGGCTTTCTTCGGGGAGTCAGTGGGACTCCTCCTGGATTGGAATCACAGCCCTCTCAACCTATTCGGCTGATGCCCTCAAACTTCTTGCCGATTCCGTTATGGATCCTGGATTCCGTCAGGAGGACATCGATTTTCTGGTGGAACAACGCAAAAACCAATTTCTGATGAACATGGATTCGACTTCCTGGCTGGCCGGTTATGCCATGAGTCTGGCTTTGTTCCCGAAACATTTGTATGAATTCCCGGTATCCGGTACGACCTGGTCCCTCGAAAAAATCAACCGTCACCGCATTCTGGAACACTATCAGAACCGGTTTCAGGCGACCGGATCTTTACTGATTGCCATTGGTGATTTTGATCCGGAAACGCTGCTGCCCGGAATTGAGAAGCATTTCAGTCATTGGAAACCCCATGCCCTCGAACCAGAAACCCTGCCGGTACTTCCGCTGATCAACAAGCGCAAAATCTGGGTGGTTGATAAACCAGATGCTGTTCAGTCGTCCATCCGCATTGCCCATCACGGTATTTCGAAATCGAATCCCGACCTTCCTGCTGTGATGGTGATGAACACCATTCTCGGTGGCTATTTCGGTTCCAGACTGAATCTGAACCTTCGGGAAGACAAAGGCTTTACTTATGGGGTTCGTTCTGCATTTTCAGAACGACGGTATCCCGGCTTTTTTACGGTTGTGACCGATGTACGAACGGAAGTGACCGGCGAATCGGTTCATGAAATAATCAGGGAAATGGCCCGGCTTCAAAGAGAACCGGTTGATACTCCCACTCTCGACAATGTAAAAAACTACATGACAGGCCGGTTTCCTTCCGATTTTGAAACCAATGATCAGATTGCACAGGCTATCATGGAAATCAGGCTGTATAACCTGAATGCTTCTTATTTTTCCTCCCTCAGAAATCAGATTGCAAAGATTACCCGTGAACAGGTTCTCGATGCGGCACGCAAATACCTGAATCCGCAGAAGGCTTCCATCATTGTGGCCGGAAATGCCGCCGACGTCACCGGTCAGATTTCATCCTGGGGCCAGGTGCAGGTGATCGATCCTCAACAATGGCAGAAAGGTCCTCAGTGAAGCTGACACCGTCAGATATCGAATTATTTACCAGGCGGATCCGTCAATCCCTTTCACAGGTCATTGTAGGTCAGGAGCAGGTGACCGAAGAGTTGATACTGACCCTTTTCGCACGTGGGCACAGTGTCCTGATCGGTGTTCCCGGTCTGGCAAAAACGCTTCTGATTCAATCGTTATCAAGAACACTTGACCTGAGTTTCAGTCGCATTCAGTTCACACCCGATCTGATGCCTTCAGATATCACCGGAACAGACATTCTGGAAGTGGATCCGGAAACCGGAAAACGCTTTTTTACCTTTGTGAAAGGACCGGTGTTCGCCAGTCTGATTCTTGCCGATGAGATTAACCGGACACCTCCCAAAACTCAGTCGGCTCTGCTGGAAGCCATGCAGGAAAAGCAAGTGACCGCCGGTGGTAAACGACTGGCCCTTCCTGATCCGTTTTTTGTGCTGGCCACCCAGAATCCCATTGAACAGGAAGGCACTTACCCGCTTCCCGAAGCTCAATTGGACCGGTTTATGACCTCGTTGCTGCTTACCTATCCAACCGAGGAACAGGAAAGAGAAGTCATCCGCCGGACCACCACCGGGATCCAGCCGGTTCTGACTCCGGTTGTAAACAGGGAGGAACTTCTTGCTATACAGGAATCCGTGCCGGTGCTTCCCGCTTCCGATTGGCTGATCGACCGGACGGTCCGGTTGGTTACCATGAGCCGGCCGGGAACTGCGGGATTTCCTTCGCAATTGAAATCCTTTATTCGTTGGGGTGCGGGTCCGCGTGCTTCACAGGCTCTCATTCTGACTGCTAAAGCCAGAGCTGCTTCCCAGGGTCGGTCGACTCCGGAATGGGAAGACGTTGTGGCCATGGCCGGGCCGGTGCTTCGTCATCGTCTGATCCTCACTTTTTCTGCTCAGGCAGAAGGTATGTCACCTGATGATGTGATTCAAAGTTTACTGAACAACCTAAATAAAAGCTTGTCATGACGCTTCGTCTGCTTCTGGTATTTCTGATTTTGCCCGTTTACGGTCAGGCTCAGCAGCGGCACTGGATCTTTTTCGAATCCAAACCAACGGTCACCAGTCTGTCGCGGCTATCTGTTGTTTTTCCTGATGGCCAGATTGAAGAAAAACTGGCCACCGGTTGGAGTCCCGATTGGTATGATTACCCGGTTGATCCCCGGATGATTCTTCAGATTGAACAAACCGGTGCAGTGATTCACCGGCAATCCCGGTGGTTAAATGCAGTTTCCGTTACGGCAACCGCCGATCAGTTATCCCGGATCAGTCAGATGAAAGGTGTGGCAGGTCTGGAACCGGTTAAGCAACTGGTACGACCGAGGGAAACCATGGTTCCCGTTACCGGTTCAGATGGTTTACTTAAGCAGAGCCCCGGTCTTGATTACGGACCCGGAGCCACTCAGATCAGGCTCACTGGTCTGGATCGGCTTCATCGTCTCGGAATTACCGGAAGAGGAATCCGGGTGGGTGTTCAGGATGCCGGAACCAAATGGCGCACGCATGAAGCCCTGCTGGGAGCAACCGTTCTCGCCGAGTACGATTTCGTTGAGAAGGATACCGATGTAACAGGTGACGATTCTCACGGTACTGCCGTATTTTCCCTGATGGCAGCAAATCTGCCCGGGAAGATGATTGGCGGAACCTTTGGTTCTGAATTTCTTCTCACAAAAACCGAATATTCACCCACAGAGACCCAGATCGAAGAAGACAACTGGGTGGCGGGTATTGAATGGCTCGAATCGATGGGTGTGGATATCATGAACTCCTCACTGGGCTATACCACCTTCGATGACGGATCGGGATATACTTACGCCAATGGTGACTTTGACGGACAAACAACCAAGTGTACCATTGCCGCCGACATTGCCGCCCGCGATAAAAACCTGGCTGTCTTTGTTGCAGCTGGAAACGAGGGAAACCTGGTACCAGGCACTCTTATTGCCCCTTCCGATGGTTTCTATGTCTTTTCGTCCGGCGCTGTCCGCTTCGACAGCACCCTGGCCAGTTTTTCATCAAGTGGTCCGACCAATGACGGTCGCATCAAACCTGATGGTTTATCCATGGGCTCCGGCAATCTGATTGCCACCAATTCCAAACTGGTCTATGCCAGTGGGAATGGGACATCGTATGCATCACCCCTTTCGGCCTCAGCCGGTGCTCTGATACTGAGCGTCTACCCGGAATTGACCCCTTCAGATTTAAATCAGTACCTGCGTGAATCGGCCGACCGGTTTACGAATCCGGATAACCGGTATGGACATGGGGTGATTCATCCCCTGAATGCGCTTTATAAAGCCGGACCGGCCGTATCAAATACCTTCACAGCCACTCTCCAGAATGGAAATCTGGTTTTGTCGGGTTTTCTGGCCTGGAACCGACCTTTTATTCATGATAGTTTGCGGTTTCATTTTCACCGTCCGGGAGTGGCAGACCAGTCATTTACCCCGGTTTTGTCCGATTCGGCCCTGACAGTCACTATACCCAATCAATGGCAGCCGGGTGATACGGTTTGGTTCTCATTAACCGGAGCAGCGGGAAGTCAACCCGGTCAGGTGGTTTCCTTCAACTGGCCAACAAAACCTGAATTCAGACGTTACCTGGTCATCGGACAATCGGAAACCACTGCAAAAAACATCCGGAGAGGGTCCTTCAAACCGGTGATCGATACGGTGTATGAAAAACCCGATCCCGATTTCACCATCGGGCATGCCTACCCGAATCCATTTAATCCCTCGGTGAGTTTAAAGGTCACCACGACCCGGTCTTCCGGTTTTCAGCTTCAGGTTTTTGACATTACCGGCCGGCTGGTCAGTACCTCCGACGGAGTCTTGCAGCGAGGGGTGAATTATCTGAGCTGGAATCCTCAATCTTCCGGTTATCAACCTGCTTCCGGAATTTACTTTCTGGTGGTCCATTCACAGAATCAAACAAAGGTCCGAAAAGCCGTTTTTCTGAAATAATCTCATGGAATTCCGTGAAGCCCTTCTGACTGCACTCGATTCGATACGGGCTAATAAACTCCGGTCTGTTCTGACCATTCTGGGAATAGTCATCGGGGTTTTTTCGGTCATATCGGTGATGACAGCAGTCCGGACCCTTGAGCAATCCATCAACTCCGGATTGAGTGTTCTGGGTACCAATTCCTTTGTAATCCAGAAATATCCTGCCATTCAAATGGGCCATGCCACCCGGTGGCAGTACCGGAACCGCCGCGATATCACCCTTCAGCAAGGTCAGCTGGTCAAACAAAGAAACCAATTGGCACAATATGTGTCTATCACCGAGGATCAGGGTGGTGAAATGGTCCGGTCCCGGTTCGAAACCACCAGACCGGTGATTACCATTACCGGAGGGGATGAAGCCACTTTACCCGCACTGGGTAAATATCTTGCTGATGGCAGGAATTTTTCTGAGGAAGAAATCCTTGCCGACCGCCCTGTGGCCCTGATCGGGGATGAACTGGCTGCCAAACTGTTCCCCCAGGTTGATCCGGTGGGACAGCCAGTCTGGTTGAGGGGGAAACAATTTATCATCATTGGCCGGCTGGAAAGACAGGGAAATTCCTTTGGAATGTCCCAGGATAACTTTCTGATGATTCCCATCGGTCTCTTTGCTCAGTTATTCAATGAAGATGATTTCAGTATTGCCATTACGGCCCCCTCAGCAGAAACCTTTGAAGATGTGGTTGAACACATAACCGGTATTCTCAGAACCATCCGCAAAGTTCCTCCCGGAGAGGATAACGATTTCGAAATATTCAGCAATGAAAGTCTGATTACCACGTTTCGTGAGTTTACGCTTGTATTTTCACTTGCTGCTGCCGGTATCAGTTTCATCGCCCTGCTGGCTGCGGGCATCGGTATTATGAACATCATGCTGGTTTCGGTCACCGAACGGACCCGAGAAATCGGGATCAGGAAATCGGTTGGTGCACTCCGTTCAGATATTCTTCGTCAGTTTCTATACGAAGCGGTCATTTTATCGCAGATCGGCGGAATTCTCGGGATTATACTTGGTGTTGCTGGGGGGAATCTGGTATCGGTTCTCCTCGATATTGCACCTGTCTTTCCCTGGGACTGGGCGCTGATCGGGTTGACAGTCTGTACCTTGATTGGTCTGGTTTTTGGCATTTATCCGGCCATGAAAGCCGCAAATCTTGATCCGATTGAAGCACTTCGCTATGAATAAAACCATTATGAGAATCAGAAAAAACCACTTACTTTTATTTGCCATTCCGGTGTTGGTTTGGGCTTGTCAACCAGAAAAAAAGAGCGAACCGGTGAGTTATATGAACGACCCTCACTCCTTTTCGAATCCTGAACAGGTGTCGGTCAGGCACCTCGATTGGGAAGCATTTATTGACTTTGACAGCAAGGTGATCAGTGCAACGGCCACCTTTGATCTCACCTTTCACTCCAAAGCCGATACACTGATCCTCGATACCCGCGGATTGAATATCTCGGGTGTGGTATCGGGTGAAGAACAGGTTCCGGTTTTACTCGGATCTTCACACCCCATT contains these protein-coding regions:
- a CDS encoding peptidylprolyl isomerase, encoding MVRSGFLSVLLTLLTCQVAVSQETRQPIDRVVAVINDEIILQSEVDMQAQYFAYSNRMYSVSNELWNDVLKNLVSSKILLAKAKLDSIRVPAAQIDAELDQRIDYLISRLGSETAVRDYYGKSILQIRNELRESVQKERMVNTIKQKEFGSLTITRPEVEDFYRQHLDSMPIIPASAELYQIFILPDQTDEAKQKAVAKITAIRDSIRSGVAFADLARRHGEDGTAARGGELGFFKRGELVPEFEEAAYKLEPGEMSDVVETEFGYHLIQMIERRGETINTRHILIRADRASLDHEAAVKKLADWREAILAGKETFQNLATIHSKDEFSRKGGFLGKIPLTELTPAQQAIVNSLEPGSISQPAQISTESGQVGYHIVWVKSKLPEHRMNLELDFDELSSIALEKKRNDAFEAWMEKAKSGIFIEVKYQPEAAELE
- a CDS encoding insulinase family protein, with protein sequence MIEFGQFVLPNGLKVVTIENHRAPLVAVDLVYHVGSKNETWGRTGFAHLFEHLMFEGSKNAPGKMFDHVLQNAGGENNAYTTEDLTNYYDILPSHQLELAFWLESDRMRFLNISQESLDLQRDVVMEERRQRVDNQPYGTAMENMSSRLYKQHPYRWPVIGHMDHLTEATLDDVQSFYQRFYAPDNATLIVAGDIDPTRVADLIHHYFGEFAPAGNQKTTIPFDEPLSADIREVIYDQIQLPAVFIGLRTVEETHPDYLPLDLLSDILTHGKSSRLYEKLVYNRRMAQSVVSFQEQNEHPGAFLIYAIARPGGSLREIETAIDEEIAELVAKPVLETELQKVKNLSVSALISRMQGIANQADFISRYCGLYNRPELVNQLIGQILAVTPDDIRRVAGTWLQSRHRVVLDYLPKSNS
- a CDS encoding ABC transporter permease, with the translated sequence MEFREALLTALDSIRANKLRSVLTILGIVIGVFSVISVMTAVRTLEQSINSGLSVLGTNSFVIQKYPAIQMGHATRWQYRNRRDITLQQGQLVKQRNQLAQYVSITEDQGGEMVRSRFETTRPVITITGGDEATLPALGKYLADGRNFSEEEILADRPVALIGDELAAKLFPQVDPVGQPVWLRGKQFIIIGRLERQGNSFGMSQDNFLMIPIGLFAQLFNEDDFSIAITAPSAETFEDVVEHITGILRTIRKVPPGEDNDFEIFSNESLITTFREFTLVFSLAAAGISFIALLAAGIGIMNIMLVSVTERTREIGIRKSVGALRSDILRQFLYEAVILSQIGGILGIILGVAGGNLVSVLLDIAPVFPWDWALIGLTVCTLIGLVFGIYPAMKAANLDPIEALRYE
- a CDS encoding MoxR family ATPase, whose translation is MAERSSVKLTPSDIELFTRRIRQSLSQVIVGQEQVTEELILTLFARGHSVLIGVPGLAKTLLIQSLSRTLDLSFSRIQFTPDLMPSDITGTDILEVDPETGKRFFTFVKGPVFASLILADEINRTPPKTQSALLEAMQEKQVTAGGKRLALPDPFFVLATQNPIEQEGTYPLPEAQLDRFMTSLLLTYPTEEQEREVIRRTTTGIQPVLTPVVNREELLAIQESVPVLPASDWLIDRTVRLVTMSRPGTAGFPSQLKSFIRWGAGPRASQALILTAKARAASQGRSTPEWEDVVAMAGPVLRHRLILTFSAQAEGMSPDDVIQSLLNNLNKSLS
- a CDS encoding S8 family serine peptidase; amino-acid sequence: MTLRLLLVFLILPVYGQAQQRHWIFFESKPTVTSLSRLSVVFPDGQIEEKLATGWSPDWYDYPVDPRMILQIEQTGAVIHRQSRWLNAVSVTATADQLSRISQMKGVAGLEPVKQLVRPRETMVPVTGSDGLLKQSPGLDYGPGATQIRLTGLDRLHRLGITGRGIRVGVQDAGTKWRTHEALLGATVLAEYDFVEKDTDVTGDDSHGTAVFSLMAANLPGKMIGGTFGSEFLLTKTEYSPTETQIEEDNWVAGIEWLESMGVDIMNSSLGYTTFDDGSGYTYANGDFDGQTTKCTIAADIAARDKNLAVFVAAGNEGNLVPGTLIAPSDGFYVFSSGAVRFDSTLASFSSSGPTNDGRIKPDGLSMGSGNLIATNSKLVYASGNGTSYASPLSASAGALILSVYPELTPSDLNQYLRESADRFTNPDNRYGHGVIHPLNALYKAGPAVSNTFTATLQNGNLVLSGFLAWNRPFIHDSLRFHFHRPGVADQSFTPVLSDSALTVTIPNQWQPGDTVWFSLTGAAGSQPGQVVSFNWPTKPEFRRYLVIGQSETTAKNIRRGSFKPVIDTVYEKPDPDFTIGHAYPNPFNPSVSLKVTTTRSSGFQLQVFDITGRLVSTSDGVLQRGVNYLSWNPQSSGYQPASGIYFLVVHSQNQTKVRKAVFLK
- a CDS encoding peptidylprolyl isomerase, whose product is MQTNRFRILLPAMVLAALTGCQSGPYEVARFKDQVITSESLLREMEKNAPSSLSDTSFTERGVNEFLDRYIVYRLKVLDGQAKGFHQDSVLLQEFAQYKRTLAQNRVMDGAIKKNLIEELYSRRQKMMHASHILIQYNPSRGQGDSTVPWLRINGILKEIKNGLSFEEAARKHSEDPSAKQNGGDLGWFTGGDMVYPFENAVYNSVRDSVIGPIRTSFGYHLIKVHGEKPSSDPRYISHIMLMFADDKDSTVQRTVIDSAYQLIVKGDSFDRLVQELSEDFPSKQNKGSMGEWKPSGRVPEFDHMIFDVMKSAGEISPVVKTRWGYHIIRLDSLGKRPTLDQEYENLSRIVSRQTDRLDSRKAQLFKELTPKNKINVNRSVLKAVSASAALWKAQPKDSAGVDIPLATALDSVYQSTVLSSSEGVLTVNGLITWGEGRGMSSRFTKSAETNEKLIEQFLTDYYIEEYINHLDKYDPEFVDILASFKDGLVLFKWMENELWQPAVPSDEELTAIRKETPEQYQWPERGKFAVLSIRNFNHADSLVRFPVVKPEPKPAKGKKGKTAPVKPWSPPATFDELVNLMSDNNLIVALDTLVVAPGDGEDASRLWGKPFNKVDLSLVFINNRPSFVFFLDKVPAAPKSLDEARADLTRIYNERLQRKREVESIENLKKNASIQINQEAVKRFVSDKKKS
- a CDS encoding insulinase family protein, with the translated sequence MTIDRQRVPEPGPSADFRFPDWKEYTLKNGLTVVLLTDPTFPHVSFRIMMSTGGNHDDGLPGLTSVVADLLSRGTSALTASEVAEKTEFMGGRLSSGSQWDSSWIGITALSTYSADALKLLADSVMDPGFRQEDIDFLVEQRKNQFLMNMDSTSWLAGYAMSLALFPKHLYEFPVSGTTWSLEKINRHRILEHYQNRFQATGSLLIAIGDFDPETLLPGIEKHFSHWKPHALEPETLPVLPLINKRKIWVVDKPDAVQSSIRIAHHGISKSNPDLPAVMVMNTILGGYFGSRLNLNLREDKGFTYGVRSAFSERRYPGFFTVVTDVRTEVTGESVHEIIREMARLQREPVDTPTLDNVKNYMTGRFPSDFETNDQIAQAIMEIRLYNLNASYFSSLRNQIAKITREQVLDAARKYLNPQKASIIVAGNAADVTGQISSWGQVQVIDPQQWQKGPQ